From a single Vibrio toranzoniae genomic region:
- the slyD gene encoding peptidylprolyl isomerase yields MKIEKNVVVSVAYQVKLEDGVVVDQSTAEAPLDYLHGHNNLITGLEKELEGKVAGDKFSATVTPEEAYGEHNDALVQRVPSDVFQGVEEIEVGMRFLADTDQGPIPVEITEVDGDEVVVDGNHMLAGQTLTFDVEVVAVREATEEEVQHGHVHQEGGCGHDHDHDHEGGCCGGEDHDHGEEKKDGCCGGGSCGSH; encoded by the coding sequence ATGAAAATTGAAAAGAACGTAGTGGTTAGTGTTGCATATCAAGTGAAACTTGAAGATGGCGTAGTAGTTGATCAATCAACTGCAGAGGCTCCACTAGATTACCTTCACGGTCACAACAACCTAATTACAGGTCTTGAAAAAGAGCTTGAAGGCAAAGTGGCTGGCGACAAATTCTCTGCAACTGTTACTCCAGAAGAGGCTTACGGTGAGCACAACGACGCCCTCGTTCAACGAGTGCCTTCTGATGTGTTTCAAGGTGTTGAAGAAATCGAAGTAGGTATGCGTTTCCTAGCGGATACAGACCAAGGTCCGATCCCAGTAGAAATTACTGAAGTAGATGGCGACGAAGTTGTTGTTGACGGTAACCATATGCTAGCTGGTCAAACACTAACGTTTGATGTTGAAGTTGTAGCGGTTCGTGAAGCGACTGAAGAAGAAGTTCAACACGGTCATGTGCACCAAGAAGGTGGCTGTGGTCACGACCACGATCATGACCACGAAGGCGGTTGCTGCGGTGGCGAAGACCACGACCATGGTGAAGAGAAAAAAGACGGCTGCTGCGGCGGCGGTAGCTGTGGTTCTCACTAA
- the fusA gene encoding elongation factor G translates to MARKTPIERYRNIGIVAHVDAGKTTTSERILLYTGLSHKIGEVHDGAATMDWMEQEQERGITITSAATTTFWRGMEAQFSDHRINIIDTPGHVDFTIEVERSLRVLDGAVVVFCGSSGVEPQSETVWRQADKYQVPRLVFVNKMDRTGADFLRVVEQIKDRLGATPVPIQLNIGTEENFQGVVDLIKMKAINWNDADQGMTFTYEDIPADMQEMAEEYRTELVEAAAEASEELMDKYLEEGELTEAEIKQGLRTRTLNNEIVLATCGSAFKNKGVQAVLDAVVDFLPSPIDVPAIQGIDEDENEVERHADDKEPFSALAFKIATDPFVGTLTFIRVYSGIVESGKTAYNSVKKQRERLGRIVQMHSNKREEVKEVRAGDIAAIIGLKDVTTGETLCDQNHKIILERMEFPDPVIQIVVEPSSQADQDKMTIALGKLAAEDPSFRVDMDAETGQTLISGMGELHLDIIVDRMKREFNVNCNVGNPQVAYRETIRGTAKAEGKFIREHGGKGQYGHVWLKLEPSETGEGFVFVDEIANGIVPKEFIASVARGVEEQMNNGVLAGYPVLDIKATLYDGSYHEVDSSEMAFTIAASMAFRTGALEAQPVLLEPMMKVEVTTPEDWMGDVVGDINRRRGIIEGMDEGTAGLKIIRAQVPLSVMFGYATDLRSATQGRASYSMKFSEYAEVPNNVAKAIIAERG, encoded by the coding sequence GTGGCTCGTAAAACTCCTATTGAGCGATACCGTAATATTGGTATTGTTGCTCACGTAGATGCAGGTAAAACAACCACAAGTGAACGTATTCTGCTCTATACCGGTCTTTCTCACAAAATCGGCGAAGTTCACGATGGTGCAGCAACCATGGACTGGATGGAGCAAGAGCAAGAGCGCGGTATTACGATCACTTCAGCAGCGACCACTACGTTTTGGCGTGGTATGGAAGCTCAGTTCTCAGATCACCGTATCAACATCATCGACACCCCTGGACACGTTGACTTTACTATTGAAGTAGAACGTTCTTTGCGTGTACTTGATGGTGCTGTCGTTGTGTTCTGTGGCTCATCTGGTGTTGAACCTCAGTCAGAGACAGTATGGCGTCAAGCCGATAAGTACCAAGTTCCACGTCTGGTTTTCGTTAACAAAATGGACCGTACAGGCGCAGACTTCTTACGTGTCGTTGAGCAGATCAAGGACCGCTTAGGCGCAACTCCTGTTCCTATCCAATTGAATATTGGCACTGAAGAAAACTTTCAGGGTGTTGTTGACCTTATCAAGATGAAGGCAATCAATTGGAACGATGCTGATCAAGGCATGACCTTCACTTATGAAGATATTCCAGCAGACATGCAAGAAATGGCTGAAGAATATCGCACAGAACTTGTTGAAGCTGCTGCAGAAGCAAGTGAAGAGTTGATGGATAAGTACCTTGAAGAAGGTGAACTAACAGAAGCTGAAATCAAACAAGGTCTTCGTACTCGTACCCTTAATAATGAAATAGTACTAGCAACTTGTGGTAGTGCATTCAAAAACAAAGGCGTACAAGCTGTTCTAGATGCCGTTGTTGATTTTCTCCCTTCACCAATTGATGTACCTGCGATTCAAGGTATTGATGAAGACGAGAATGAAGTAGAGCGTCACGCGGATGATAAAGAACCGTTCTCTGCGCTAGCCTTTAAAATCGCAACCGACCCATTCGTTGGTACTCTAACTTTCATCCGTGTTTACTCTGGTATTGTAGAAAGCGGTAAAACTGCTTACAACTCTGTGAAGAAGCAACGTGAACGTTTAGGTCGCATTGTTCAAATGCATTCAAATAAACGTGAAGAAGTAAAAGAAGTACGAGCAGGTGACATTGCAGCAATTATTGGTTTAAAAGATGTAACCACCGGTGAAACTCTGTGTGACCAGAATCATAAAATTATTCTTGAACGCATGGAGTTTCCAGACCCAGTTATTCAGATCGTTGTAGAGCCAAGCTCGCAAGCTGATCAAGATAAAATGACCATTGCTCTAGGTAAACTAGCAGCAGAAGACCCATCGTTCCGTGTTGATATGGATGCGGAAACAGGCCAGACACTGATTTCTGGTATGGGTGAACTACACTTAGATATCATCGTTGACCGTATGAAGCGTGAATTTAACGTGAACTGCAACGTTGGTAATCCGCAAGTAGCTTATCGTGAAACAATTCGCGGTACAGCGAAAGCAGAAGGTAAATTTATCCGTGAGCATGGTGGTAAGGGTCAATACGGTCACGTATGGCTGAAACTGGAGCCATCAGAAACTGGCGAAGGCTTTGTCTTCGTAGATGAAATTGCCAACGGTATTGTACCTAAAGAGTTTATCGCTTCAGTTGCTAGAGGCGTTGAAGAGCAGATGAACAACGGTGTGCTTGCTGGCTATCCTGTTTTGGATATCAAAGCTACACTGTATGATGGTTCTTACCATGAAGTTGATTCAAGTGAGATGGCGTTTACAATCGCTGCCTCTATGGCTTTCAGGACGGGTGCACTTGAAGCGCAACCAGTTCTGCTTGAGCCTATGATGAAAGTTGAAGTAACTACTCCAGAAGACTGGATGGGTGACGTTGTTGGCGATATTAACCGTCGTCGTGGCATCATCGAAGGTATGGACGAGGGGACAGCTGGCCTGAAGATAATTCGTGCACAAGTTCCGTTGTCTGTCATGTTCGGTTACGCAACTGATTTACGTTCTGCGACACAAGGGCGTGCTTCTTACTCTATGAAGTTTAGTGAGTACGCTGAAGTGCCTAATAATGTTGCGAAAGCAATCATTGCAGAACGTGGTTAA
- the tuf gene encoding elongation factor Tu, which yields MSKEKFERTKPHVNVGTIGHVDHGKTTLTAAICTTLSKVYGGVAKDFASIDNAPEERERGITIATSHVEYDTPSRHYAHVDCPGHADYVKNMITGAAQMDGGILVVAATDGPMPQTREHILLGRQVGIPYIIVFMNKCDMVDDEELLELVEMEVRELLSEYDFPGDDLPVIQGSALGALNGEKQWEDKIVELAEALDSYIPEPERAVDQPFLLPIEDVFSIQGRGTVVTGRIERGILRVGDEVEIVGIKETTLTTCTGVEMFRKLLDEGRAGENVGALLRGTKRDDVERGQVLSAKGSINPHTKFESEVYVLSKDEGGRHTPFFKGYRPQFYFRTTDVTGDITLPEGVEMVMPGDNVQMTVELIAPIAMDEGLRFAIREGGRTVGAGVVAKIFA from the coding sequence GTGTCTAAAGAAAAATTTGAACGTACGAAACCGCACGTAAACGTTGGTACTATCGGCCACGTTGACCACGGTAAAACAACTCTAACTGCTGCTATCTGTACTACACTTTCAAAAGTGTACGGTGGTGTTGCTAAAGATTTCGCATCTATCGATAACGCTCCAGAAGAGCGTGAGCGCGGTATCACAATCGCTACTTCTCACGTTGAGTACGACACTCCATCACGTCACTACGCACACGTAGACTGTCCAGGACACGCGGATTATGTTAAAAACATGATCACTGGTGCTGCACAAATGGACGGCGGCATCCTAGTTGTTGCTGCGACTGACGGCCCTATGCCTCAAACTCGTGAGCACATCCTACTTGGTCGTCAAGTTGGTATCCCTTACATCATCGTATTCATGAACAAATGTGACATGGTTGATGACGAAGAGCTACTTGAGCTAGTTGAGATGGAAGTTCGTGAACTTCTTTCTGAATACGACTTCCCAGGTGATGACCTACCAGTTATCCAAGGTTCTGCACTTGGCGCACTAAACGGCGAGAAGCAGTGGGAAGACAAGATTGTTGAGCTTGCAGAAGCACTAGATTCTTACATCCCAGAGCCAGAGCGTGCAGTAGACCAACCGTTCCTACTACCAATTGAAGACGTATTCTCAATTCAAGGTCGTGGTACAGTTGTAACTGGTCGTATCGAGCGCGGTATCCTACGTGTAGGTGACGAAGTAGAAATCGTTGGTATCAAAGAGACTACTCTTACTACTTGTACTGGTGTTGAAATGTTCCGTAAACTGCTTGACGAAGGTCGTGCAGGTGAGAACGTTGGTGCACTTCTACGTGGTACTAAGCGTGATGACGTTGAGCGTGGCCAAGTACTTTCTGCGAAAGGTTCAATCAACCCACACACTAAGTTTGAGTCTGAAGTATACGTACTTTCTAAAGACGAAGGCGGCCGTCACACTCCTTTCTTCAAGGGTTACCGTCCACAGTTCTACTTCCGTACAACTGACGTAACAGGCGACATCACTCTACCAGAAGGCGTAGAAATGGTAATGCCAGGTGACAACGTTCAAATGACTGTTGAGCTAATCGCTCCAATCGCAATGGACGAAGGTCTACGTTTCGCAATCCGCGAAGGTGGCCGTACAGTTGGTGCTGGTGTTGTAGCTAAAATCTTCGCTTAA
- a CDS encoding SlyX family protein, with protein MTEKRVEKLESRVNDLECQLAFQEQTIEELNEALSQQQMLITRMQDQMKFVVGKVKNMDGSNLADASEETPPPHY; from the coding sequence ATGACAGAAAAGCGAGTTGAAAAACTGGAAAGCCGCGTGAATGACCTAGAGTGTCAGCTAGCTTTTCAAGAACAGACCATTGAAGAACTCAATGAAGCGCTTAGCCAACAACAGATGTTGATCACAAGAATGCAAGACCAAATGAAGTTCGTGGTTGGCAAAGTGAAAAACATGGATGGCTCAAACTTAGCAGACGCATCAGAAGAGACGCCACCGCCACACTATTAG
- the rpsG gene encoding 30S ribosomal protein S7 yields MPRRRVIGQRKILPDPKFKSELLAKFVNILMVDGKKSTAEKIVYTALDSMAEKSGKDHLAVFEEALENVRPAVEVKSRRVGGSTYQVPVEVRPVRRNALAMRWVVEAARKRGEKSMAQRLAAEMLDASENKGTAVKKREDVHRMADANKAFAHYRW; encoded by the coding sequence ATGCCACGTCGTCGCGTAATAGGTCAGCGTAAGATCCTTCCAGATCCTAAGTTCAAATCTGAATTGCTGGCAAAATTCGTTAACATCCTTATGGTTGACGGAAAGAAATCTACTGCAGAGAAAATCGTTTACACTGCACTAGATTCAATGGCTGAGAAGTCTGGTAAAGACCACTTAGCTGTATTTGAAGAAGCTCTTGAAAATGTTCGCCCAGCGGTAGAGGTTAAATCTCGCCGTGTAGGTGGTTCAACTTACCAAGTACCTGTAGAAGTTCGTCCGGTTCGCCGTAACGCTCTTGCTATGCGTTGGGTAGTTGAAGCTGCGCGTAAGCGTGGTGAAAAATCTATGGCTCAACGCCTAGCTGCTGAAATGCTAGACGCGTCTGAGAACAAAGGTACTGCGGTTAAGAAACGTGAAGACGTTCACCGCATGGCTGACGCAAACAAAGCGTTCGCACATTACCGCTGGTAA
- a CDS encoding helix-turn-helix transcriptional regulator, which translates to MTTTETINADVLLEMESVHVMPFSEHDKIILRSYEAVVDGIASLIGPFCEIVLHSLEDLNTSAIKIANGENTGRQVGSPITDLALKMLKDIEGSKRNFSRSYFTRAKGGVLMKSITVAIRNGEDRVIGLLCINVNLDAPFSQVLQSFMPTQDADEAASSVNFASDVEELVDQTVERTIEEINADKSVSNNTKNRQIVMELYDKGIFDIKDAINRVAERLNISKHTVYLYIRQRKTEDEEGC; encoded by the coding sequence GTGACTACTACAGAAACAATCAATGCAGATGTGTTACTTGAAATGGAATCAGTCCACGTTATGCCATTCAGTGAACACGATAAAATTATTTTAAGATCTTATGAGGCCGTTGTTGATGGGATTGCGAGCCTTATTGGTCCGTTTTGTGAAATCGTTTTGCACTCACTAGAAGACCTCAATACTTCTGCAATTAAAATTGCCAACGGTGAGAATACAGGTCGTCAGGTTGGCTCTCCGATCACCGATCTTGCATTAAAGATGCTGAAAGATATTGAAGGTTCTAAGCGTAACTTTTCACGCTCATACTTCACTCGCGCTAAAGGTGGAGTATTAATGAAGTCGATCACGGTTGCTATCCGTAATGGTGAAGACCGAGTGATAGGGTTATTGTGTATCAACGTCAATTTAGATGCGCCATTCTCACAAGTGCTGCAATCTTTCATGCCAACGCAAGACGCTGACGAAGCTGCGTCATCGGTTAACTTCGCAAGTGATGTTGAAGAACTCGTCGACCAAACGGTTGAGCGAACGATTGAAGAAATCAATGCAGACAAGTCGGTATCGAACAATACTAAGAACCGTCAGATTGTGATGGAGCTTTACGACAAAGGTATTTTCGATATCAAAGATGCGATTAACCGTGTTGCTGAGCGCTTGAATATCTCGAAGCACACCGTATATTTGTATATCCGCCAACGTAAAACAGAGGATGAAGAGGGTTGTTAA
- the rplC gene encoding 50S ribosomal protein L3 yields MIGLVGRKVGMTRVFTEEGVSIPVTVVEVEANRISQVKTLETDGYAAIQVTAGAKKANRVTKPEAGHFAKAGVEAGRGLWEFRLENGEEFEVGAELNVELFNEIKKVDVTGTSKGKGFQGAVKRWNFSTQDMTHGNSLSHRAPGSIGQCQTPGRVFKGKKMAGHMGAERVTTQNLEIVRVDAERNLLLIKGAVPGSTGGNVIVKPAVKA; encoded by the coding sequence ATGATTGGTCTAGTCGGACGTAAAGTGGGTATGACCCGCGTATTTACTGAAGAAGGCGTTTCTATCCCAGTAACAGTTGTTGAGGTTGAAGCGAACCGTATTTCTCAAGTTAAAACTCTTGAGACAGACGGCTACGCAGCAATCCAAGTAACTGCTGGTGCTAAGAAAGCTAACCGTGTAACTAAACCTGAAGCTGGTCACTTCGCGAAAGCGGGTGTAGAAGCAGGTCGCGGTCTTTGGGAATTCCGTTTAGAAAACGGCGAAGAGTTTGAAGTTGGCGCTGAGCTAAACGTAGAACTTTTCAACGAAATTAAGAAAGTAGACGTTACTGGTACATCTAAAGGTAAAGGCTTCCAAGGCGCTGTTAAGCGTTGGAACTTCTCTACTCAAGATATGACTCACGGTAACTCTTTGTCTCACCGCGCACCGGGTTCAATTGGCCAATGTCAAACTCCAGGTCGCGTGTTTAAAGGCAAGAAAATGGCAGGTCACATGGGTGCTGAGCGTGTAACGACTCAAAACCTAGAGATCGTACGTGTTGACGCTGAGCGCAATCTACTCCTTATTAAAGGTGCAGTACCGGGCTCAACAGGCGGAAACGTGATCGTAAAACCTGCTGTTAAAGCATAA
- the tusC gene encoding sulfurtransferase complex subunit TusC → MRKLAFIFNSFPHSTAAGREGLDALLAASAYSEDISVFFVGDGVTQLLKAQQPDEVLSRDYISAFKLMDLYDIEQVYVCQRSLCQFGISTDNLLIDVTAVEADELTQKLTQCQQILTF, encoded by the coding sequence TTGAGAAAGTTAGCCTTTATATTTAATAGTTTTCCTCATAGTACTGCTGCCGGTAGAGAAGGGTTAGACGCATTACTTGCCGCTTCCGCTTACAGTGAAGACATCTCAGTGTTCTTTGTTGGCGATGGCGTGACACAGCTCCTTAAAGCTCAGCAACCCGACGAAGTCCTATCACGCGACTACATCTCAGCATTTAAGCTTATGGACCTGTACGACATCGAACAGGTGTATGTGTGTCAGCGTAGCCTGTGTCAGTTTGGTATTTCGACAGACAACCTGTTGATTGATGTAACCGCGGTTGAAGCGGATGAGTTAACGCAGAAGCTAACTCAATGCCAGCAGATACTGACTTTCTAG
- a CDS encoding isoaspartyl peptidase/L-asparaginase family protein, which produces MSQPFSIAIHGGAGTILRDQMSDELKTGIVEALKKSVLAGYQVLQSGGDALDAVVASVKVMEDSPHFNAGKGSVLTHDEFVEMDASVMHGREMDAGAIAGVRHIKNPVELARDVMLKSDHVLLIGEGAEKFAFEHEYTFTEQDYFFTERRYDQLQSMKEKGIFALSEAQYEEQQDQYPDDKKHGTVGAVALDQAGNLAAATSTGGVTNKQYGRVGDSPIIGAGTIAENGNVAVSTTGMGEFFLRKMVASDVAARMRYLKEDVHTASEQIIQGELKAMGGEGGLIAIDGQGEIHFGMNSSGMYRASVDTEGYVEVKIYADE; this is translated from the coding sequence ATGTCACAGCCTTTTTCAATCGCCATTCATGGTGGTGCTGGAACCATCTTGCGAGATCAGATGAGCGATGAACTAAAAACGGGCATTGTCGAAGCCTTGAAAAAGTCTGTTTTGGCCGGTTATCAAGTTCTGCAATCGGGCGGTGATGCTCTCGATGCAGTGGTTGCATCGGTTAAAGTGATGGAAGACAGCCCACACTTTAATGCTGGTAAAGGTTCGGTTTTGACTCATGATGAATTTGTTGAGATGGATGCCTCAGTGATGCATGGGCGTGAAATGGATGCCGGTGCGATAGCAGGGGTGCGTCATATTAAAAACCCAGTTGAGCTCGCGCGTGATGTGATGCTTAAAAGCGACCACGTACTACTGATTGGCGAAGGTGCTGAGAAGTTTGCCTTTGAACACGAGTATACGTTTACCGAGCAAGACTACTTTTTTACTGAACGTCGCTACGATCAGCTGCAATCGATGAAGGAGAAAGGTATTTTTGCTCTCTCTGAAGCTCAGTATGAAGAGCAACAAGACCAGTATCCAGACGATAAAAAGCATGGAACCGTAGGGGCTGTAGCGTTAGACCAAGCGGGTAACTTAGCGGCTGCGACAAGCACTGGCGGCGTGACCAATAAGCAATATGGTCGTGTCGGTGACTCGCCAATCATAGGTGCAGGCACTATTGCCGAAAATGGTAACGTTGCTGTTTCTACAACGGGTATGGGGGAGTTTTTCCTCAGAAAAATGGTCGCCAGTGATGTGGCTGCACGAATGCGTTACCTCAAGGAAGATGTGCACACGGCCAGTGAGCAAATTATCCAAGGTGAACTAAAAGCCATGGGGGGTGAAGGCGGTTTGATCGCTATTGATGGCCAAGGCGAAATTCATTTCGGAATGAACAGCTCTGGGATGTACCGTGCCAGCGTTGATACTGAAGGCTATGTTGAAGTGAAAATTTATGCCGATGAGTAA
- the rpsJ gene encoding 30S ribosomal protein S10 — protein MQNQRIRIRLKAFDYKLIDASTAEIVETAKRTGAQVRGPIPLPTRKERFTVLTSPHVNKDARDQYEIRTHKRLIDIVEPTDKTVDALMRLDLAAGVDVQISLG, from the coding sequence ATGCAGAACCAACGTATTCGTATCCGCCTTAAAGCGTTTGATTACAAGCTAATCGATGCTTCAACTGCGGAAATCGTTGAAACAGCAAAACGTACTGGCGCACAGGTTCGTGGTCCTATTCCACTTCCTACTCGTAAAGAGCGTTTCACTGTTCTTACCTCTCCACACGTCAACAAAGATGCACGTGACCAGTACGAAATCCGTACTCACAAGCGTTTGATCGACATCGTTGAGCCAACAGATAAAACTGTTGATGCTCTAATGCGTCTTGATCTTGCAGCTGGCGTTGATGTTCAAATCAGCCTAGGTTAA
- the tusB gene encoding sulfurtransferase complex subunit TusB, translated as MLHIVKSVDKLKLALTYSQPQDNFLLVEDAVYVCLPNHELFTQICAVDQVSVLKPDLDSRGLQPLVSGALSQVDFDGFVKLTVLNDKSVTW; from the coding sequence ATGCTTCATATCGTAAAATCAGTCGACAAACTTAAACTCGCATTGACCTACTCTCAACCACAGGATAACTTCCTTTTAGTGGAAGATGCGGTGTATGTTTGCCTTCCCAATCATGAGTTATTCACTCAAATCTGCGCAGTTGATCAGGTGTCGGTGTTAAAACCGGATCTCGATAGCCGAGGTTTACAGCCCCTTGTCTCTGGTGCACTTAGTCAAGTGGACTTTGACGGGTTCGTTAAGCTGACGGTTTTGAACGACAAATCAGTCACTTGGTAG
- the rpsL gene encoding 30S ribosomal protein S12, translating to MATINQLVRKPRVKQVVKSNVPALEACPQKRGVCTRVYTTTPKKPNSALRKVCRVRLTNGFEVTSYIGGEGHNLQEHSVVLIRGGRVKDLPGVRYHTVRGALDCAGVNDRKQGRSKYGVKRPKS from the coding sequence ATGGCAACTATTAACCAGTTGGTTCGCAAACCTCGTGTAAAGCAAGTTGTTAAAAGCAACGTGCCTGCACTAGAAGCGTGCCCACAAAAACGTGGTGTATGTACTCGTGTTTACACTACTACACCTAAAAAACCTAACTCGGCACTACGTAAAGTATGTCGTGTACGTCTAACCAACGGTTTCGAAGTAACTTCGTACATCGGTGGTGAAGGTCACAACCTTCAAGAGCACAGTGTTGTACTAATCCGTGGCGGTCGTGTAAAAGACCTTCCGGGTGTTCGTTACCACACTGTTCGCGGCGCGCTTGACTGTGCTGGCGTTAACGACCGTAAACAAGGTCGTTCTAAGTACGGTGTGAAACGTCCTAAGTCTTAA
- the fkpA gene encoding FKBP-type peptidyl-prolyl cis-trans isomerase, whose protein sequence is MKSVLKVSLLAATVMLAVGCQKEEPKAEAPQVEEVKVEAVNFKTEDDKAAYAIGVSFANYLSTSIDKPSELGINLDKDMVLQGIEDVFAEKTALNEEETRAALEALDKRVAETMQAQAAEKSAETKKVGDDFRAEFAKTDGVKQTESGLLYQVMTTGEGASPKDTDTVQVHYKGTLTDGTQFDSSYERGEPATFPLNRVIPGWTEGVQLMTVGSKYKFVIPPELAYGEQDTPTIPANSTLVFEVELLKIDDTEATAAQ, encoded by the coding sequence ATGAAATCAGTTTTAAAAGTATCACTGCTTGCCGCAACGGTTATGCTAGCAGTTGGTTGTCAGAAAGAAGAACCAAAGGCAGAAGCTCCTCAAGTAGAAGAAGTTAAAGTAGAAGCAGTAAACTTTAAAACAGAAGACGACAAAGCGGCATACGCAATCGGTGTATCTTTCGCTAACTACCTAAGCACAAGCATTGATAAGCCAAGCGAGCTAGGTATTAACCTAGACAAAGACATGGTTCTTCAAGGTATCGAAGACGTATTCGCAGAGAAAACGGCACTGAACGAAGAAGAGACTCGAGCGGCTCTTGAAGCTCTAGATAAGCGTGTTGCTGAAACTATGCAAGCACAAGCGGCAGAAAAATCGGCAGAAACTAAGAAAGTGGGTGATGACTTCCGCGCTGAGTTCGCTAAAACTGACGGCGTTAAGCAAACGGAATCTGGTCTACTTTACCAAGTAATGACGACTGGTGAAGGCGCTTCTCCAAAAGACACGGACACAGTTCAAGTACACTACAAAGGTACGTTAACAGATGGTACTCAGTTCGACAGCTCTTACGAGCGTGGTGAACCAGCAACATTCCCGCTTAACCGCGTAATTCCTGGTTGGACTGAAGGCGTGCAACTGATGACAGTTGGCTCTAAGTACAAGTTCGTTATCCCGCCAGAGCTAGCCTACGGTGAGCAAGATACACCGACTATCCCTGCTAACTCAACGCTAGTGTTCGAAGTCGAATTACTAAAAATTGATGATACTGAAGCGACTGCTGCTCAGTAA
- the tusD gene encoding sulfurtransferase complex subunit TusD — translation MLSYTLLVNGPVYGSQSARSAYQFAVALIKQGHKLHSVFFYQDGVSNGSALTVPANDEFDLASAWQKLADEHDVSLETCVAAALRRGVISPEEATQHQLGVSNLASGFTQAGLGSLSEALLTQDRVVQF, via the coding sequence TTGTTAAGCTACACACTCCTAGTTAATGGGCCCGTTTACGGCTCACAATCCGCAAGAAGTGCTTATCAGTTTGCCGTGGCTCTGATTAAGCAGGGGCACAAACTTCACAGTGTGTTTTTCTATCAAGATGGCGTCAGTAACGGCTCAGCTCTTACCGTACCGGCTAACGATGAATTTGACTTAGCTTCAGCTTGGCAAAAGCTGGCTGATGAGCACGATGTTAGCCTAGAGACCTGTGTGGCTGCTGCGTTAAGGCGCGGAGTGATTAGCCCAGAAGAAGCAACGCAACATCAACTTGGTGTTTCTAATCTAGCGTCTGGATTCACTCAGGCCGGATTAGGGAGTTTATCGGAAGCGCTGCTCACGCAAGATAGGGTCGTACAGTTTTGA
- a CDS encoding WD40 repeat domain-containing protein, with translation MRIFFHSLLCTIVITLLNGCFFFQDDDQRWEIEPNGATSFALSRDGRFALLYSQKKHLLLWDLEQNKELAQLGPQDQSENQVSRIRISDNGRFAITASQMNFAVWDLSWTQAEGLWSISDGLIRDVDISSNGEKVLLGLSNGKAIYVDLVTGRRLEFLAHREKVNSVSLSANGRYALTGGNDYKAYLWDTESGLVLRTFEHEQRVVRVALQRDGELAFTSDGGNQAMIWDLETGEYQAQLQSWSRQLIFSSARFSDDGRMLVTGTPSSQVSVWNTQDGKRISRHDAEPLKDARPPRAVVYDATFDDKNRVISGTSAGIAQAWNVD, from the coding sequence ATGCGAATATTTTTTCATTCATTGCTATGTACAATTGTCATCACCTTGTTAAATGGCTGTTTTTTCTTCCAAGATGATGATCAACGTTGGGAAATTGAACCCAATGGCGCCACCAGCTTTGCGCTCAGCAGAGATGGACGCTTCGCCCTGCTCTACTCTCAGAAAAAACACTTACTGCTCTGGGACTTAGAGCAAAACAAAGAGCTTGCTCAACTCGGTCCGCAAGACCAATCAGAAAACCAAGTATCCCGTATCCGAATCTCGGACAATGGTCGCTTTGCCATTACCGCAAGCCAAATGAATTTCGCCGTGTGGGACTTATCTTGGACTCAAGCTGAAGGGCTTTGGTCTATTTCCGATGGCTTGATTCGCGATGTCGATATATCTAGCAACGGTGAAAAAGTATTGCTTGGCCTGTCTAATGGTAAAGCGATCTATGTGGATTTAGTCACCGGACGCCGTCTGGAGTTCCTCGCTCACCGAGAAAAAGTGAATTCGGTGTCCCTTTCGGCCAATGGTCGCTACGCACTTACTGGCGGGAATGATTACAAAGCTTACCTTTGGGATACCGAGTCTGGCTTGGTATTGCGTACCTTTGAGCATGAACAAAGAGTAGTACGAGTTGCGCTACAGCGCGATGGTGAACTGGCTTTTACCTCTGACGGAGGTAATCAGGCTATGATTTGGGATCTTGAAACTGGTGAGTATCAAGCGCAACTACAGAGTTGGTCTCGACAATTGATATTTTCAAGTGCACGTTTCTCTGATGACGGCCGTATGTTGGTGACAGGAACACCATCAAGCCAAGTGAGCGTGTGGAACACTCAGGATGGCAAAAGAATTTCTCGTCACGATGCTGAACCATTAAAAGATGCTCGCCCTCCCCGTGCGGTAGTGTATGATGCGACCTTTGATGATAAAAACCGTGTGATATCGGGCACCTCAGCGGGCATTGCCCAAGCTTGGAATGTGGATTAA